The window gacagcaagggttacaccaatacataaaggtggtgaccctacagacgtaaacaactataggccaatatcaaacttaccattgatatccaaaatcttcgagaaactcgtgcacaaggagactatattcatttataacgtcacaaaacatactcaacccctgaaaatttggattcaggaaaaataaaagcactaatgatgcaattataaaaatgctagacctgctttacacagcattggaaaataaggaatatccgctatgaatttttattgacctaagaaaagcgtttgacaaagtagaccacggcatcctactccacaaacttgaccactatggtataagaggccatgcacttgcatattttaaatcctacctttctaataggtatcaatatgtcaccattaaagacacagcctcatcaatacggccacttgatactggagttccgcagggaagtgtctttggacccctgctcttcctcatttacatcaatgatcttccaaacatatcccaacacctgaaaaccattctctttgctgacgacacgacttatgtcatctcccaccctaatcttgccaccctcaacaccattgttaacgaggagctgctcaaaatatcgacctggatgacagccaataaacttacacttaacactggcaaaacctactatattatgtttggtagcacagcaggtgttgcgcagcttaacattaagatcgacaacactaattgccagacataatgagggcaaattccttggcctatacctcgacaacaacctaaatttcagcacccatatccaacacataacaaaaaagtatccaaaacggttgggatcctctccaagatacgatactacgtgctgcaaactgcccttctcacactataccattcaattatatatccatacctcacctatgctatctgtgcttttGGTTCAACTGAAGCAACACACCTAAAgataataataacccaacaaaaagccgctgtaagaataatcactaaatcccatccctggcaacacacccccaactcttcatagatctaaaatTACTCCCTGtccagaacatccacacttactactgtgcaatctatatctacaggaccttaaattccaatattaaccttgacctaaaacgctttcttgatagttgtgacaggatccacaggcataacaccagacacaaacatctccatgacattccccatgtccgactaaacctttacaaaaattcaatgtatttcaaaggacctaaaatctggaacaccctacctgaaaactctagaactgcagacacattcatcactttcaaaactacagttagaaaacatcttatctccctcatccaccccgacaactaactacattataaccacctggtggttcacaattacactcactcacccactgactataaacccagaaatactaatcttaatcttaaaataataaatcctaactagtcataactttgcctatgatactccaatatagacactttgtattgtgccaaaacaaaagcattcacattgctaaactcacaaattatgatgtagtcacttagccgtaataccataatctgtaaggatttaatgttaagaattaatctaagtctgccctaaatgcctagccatgctaggtgtcctagtggccccctctgtaattagtattttataacatgtaaaccacacaatacccaaaacctgtaaaccctatattgtaacccttatagagaataaacttgaactgaattgaattgaattgaatttattGTTTTGGTAGAGTCCAGCAACCAGTTTTCAGCTTTCTCGGGTTGACAGTCATTTTACGTTTTATTTTTCGGATTCAACACCTTATACCGTAAATTAAGATCGTCCTTTGGATGCAGACTCATTTTTTTCAGGATTCAACGCCTTAATCAGCAACGCATGATCATCCTCTTGACGCAGCCAGGCTCATTTTATGTCTTTTTTTCTGAAGGATTCAGTACTTTATAAAAGAACACATGATCGTCCTGTGAATGCAGACAGACtaactgtatttatttatttattttttgcagGATTCAACATCTTATACAGCAACGCATGATCGTCCTGTGGATGCAGCCAGACTTTATATTCCGACTACTTGGGTACGCCCGGGAGCAAGAAGAGCTGTTGAAGACACTTCATTCCTTCACCCGGAACATCGTCAAGGCGAGACGAAAGCTGTAcgagcaacaaaagcagcaaggCGGTGCAGGGAGTGACGACgagcaacatcttggtatctatGACATGTTCTTAGTAATAAATAAAACAGCTGAAGATATGAATCCAAATGTACTCCTCGTaacctttttttgttttttaatgggGGAAGGGGGCTAGATCTTAGGCCTTTTGCGTACCCATTtgttcacaggatggatacggggtgcacaataaacttgccGCTTCAGCGGggaaatctaaatctaaatacgACTTTGATATTGAGTTTAGATATTCTCTCTTGGCTGCCGTTAGAGAGAACTCAAAGTACAGAAGTCATCCGgctgcttgtgttgactgtttgTATTATTTCGTGATCTAGTGCGCCTGCATTTTTAATATATTGCTTTGTTATGTTTTAAAATTATTGCAATGATTGTATTTTGCTCTGTCATTTTATAGGTAGATAATACAAAAAAAGTATTATCAAGTATGAGCAAGAAAATGagtaggagaaagagagagagagagagagagagagagagagagagagagagagagagagagtaaaccaAAGTGTGGCTGATAGTATTTCACTTCAGGTAAGAAACAACGGTTGGCTTTCTTGGATCTGCTGCTGGAGTACTCTGAAGGAGGTACAGTTCTCACCGACGAGGACATTCGTGAGGAGGTGGACCTCTTCGTGTTCGCCGGCCACGACACCACCACCGTAGCTATTAACTGGTGCCTCTACGTCCTTGGTCGTCACCCAGAGATACAGGTGAATACTGAAGGTACCTTATCGTTAGTCGTGAATACTCCAAGAACTCTGAGTGTGTCATCTCCAAATGTTAACCAGAATTAGTTTTCTGCCATGATAAATCCTTCCTGCGTCCTCCTGTGGTCAAGCTCTCTTGGGGCAAAcaccacaggaactttctttgtGATTATTCAATTTTAATAATTTAAGAGCAGCCTTGAACCTTTCTTACATATTCAGAAAATCAGTCCAAAAACTGTACCCATACACAATATGCTTTATCAATACGACCAAGACATCGTTCTCGCAGACTTTAACCACAGCAATCATTGATTTTTTTTAATCCTCTCTATAattgtctctccctccaggctCGAGTTCATGCAGAACTGGATAGCATCTTCGAAGGAACAGACCGACCAGCCACCATGGATGACATCCGTCAGATGAAATACACTGAGAACTGCATCAAGGAAGCTCTCAGACTCTTCCCGTCTGTTCCTTACGTCGGCAGACAACTCAGTGAAGATATAAACATTGGTAAGAGATGATGCTGTATACTCTCAACTTCACTATATATTTTTGCAAattaatactctctctctctctctctctctctctctctctctctctctctctctctctctctctctctctctctctctctctctttctctctcccaggGAGAAAGAGTATAATTGATGGCAAATTGACATGATAAAAGTGTGTTCCAAGTGATCTGATGAAGTCCTTAATAGATTAATCAAGTGGCTTAACATCTTTATTGGTTGAAAACACAAACATTCCTCATCCAGGCATGAAGATTAGTTGCTTCTGTTTGTTACTTAGTTGAAATGATTTGGCCGACTAGAGATTTAGAAGGCAAAGGTTGATATAGGAAGCTCTCGTAGCTCTGTACCAGTCCGGACTCGTACAGGAACAAGATAGTAATGTATATTGATCTTTCTTCATGATCCATCAGGGAAGTATCGCATCCCCGCCGGTGCCTCAGTCATGGTGTTCACCTATGCCCTACACCGTGACCCTGAGCAGTTCCCTGACCCTGAGGTTTTTGACCCTGACCGCTTTCTGCCGGAGAACGCCAGCAAGCGACACCCCTTTGCCTACAACGCCTTCAGCGCCGGACCCAGGAACTGCATCGGTTTGTGGGACTTGATTTCATGTGACATTATATTACAGCAAAATTATTTTTCGTTGTTTATTGCATCTTTCATTAGCTGCGAAGGTGATCTTTGGTGAAGGAGTCACTAAAGAAGGCTCATACTGACTCGGATAACAGCATGTAAGGAGAATTCGTTGATGGAAGGAGAGACACACATGCGGTGCAATGAGATCTTTCACTGACAAGGTGTCACCTACGCAGTTGGGCTTTCTCAAGTAACAGAGCGAAATGACGTGACCAAAGGATCTCATTGCACTGCATTTGTGTCTGTTGCAGTCGAATTGGTATTTTATAACATCTTTCTCTAAAACTGAGTTATAATTATGGGGAAGTCACCACAATGACAACTCTACTGATAAGTGGACTTATCGGCCGCTTAGGGGCCCTGATTACTGAGGGGGCTACGACTACTGAGGGGCCCTTACTAATAAGGGGCCTCTGGTCGTTAAATATTCTAACACTAGGCTTGCATAAGTTAACAGCACAGAGCTTAAAACCGAATTTACCTTCGATGTCCTCCTAGGCACAGGTGTacaggaaattatttcccaggcgctgtatgactcctgTAGGTTTGGTGTTTCTCTTATTGAACATACAAAACAGTACAGGAACCTCAGTAACAAGGACAACATCTCGTATTGTTGTTCATGCCATTTATCAAAGTTACCTTATGAGTTAGCTCCaggttgttccactcatctacaaatcTATTGCTAAACAATTACTTTCCTATAGCACTACTTCGAAACAATAGTTTCGAGCTAGCGCTTTCTTGGTTAGAAATTTGTATTACCCTGTTTATGGATATTAAGTTTATGTCTTCCATTAATGTACTTCAGTCATATCTTCCTTCATTCTATGTCCTTCATGTTTAGGTCTCTCAGTCCATCTTCATATGAAAGATTTCTTATTCAGTAAATTTTGTCATCCACTGCATGTTTTTTCAGTGCACTTACATCCATTCTGTGGTGACAAGAACTAAGCCGCATAATCTTAGTAAGATCTACTAATAAT is drawn from Cherax quadricarinatus isolate ZL_2023a chromosome 2, ASM3850222v1, whole genome shotgun sequence and contains these coding sequences:
- the LOC128704412 gene encoding cytochrome P450 4c3-like, which translates into the protein MMRVWIGMSPLVIISGARQAEVVLNNTKHLDKSHQYDFFHPWLGTTGLFISKTSDWHTRKKLLTPAFHLKVLEQFVDVFNIQSNKLVSKLKKEADGCVFDIFPYITNCTLDIICETAMGCSVNAQDNPESDYIMAIHRIQHLIQQRMIVLWMQPDFIFRLLGYAREQEELLKTLHSFTRNIVKARRKLYEQQKQQGGAGSDDEQHLGKKQRLAFLDLLLEYSEGGTVLTDEDIREEVDLFVFAGHDTTTVAINWCLYVLGRHPEIQARVHAELDSIFEGTDRPATMDDIRQMKYTENCIKEALRLFPSVPYVGRQLSEDINIGKYRIPAGASVMVFTYALHRDPEQFPDPEVFDPDRFLPENASKRHPFAYNAFSAGPRNCIGQKFGMIEEKVMVSSVLRKFRIESITPMKKLKLLSEIVLRPKDGNHVRLFPRTAESPTSARGSNSVQDNNTRCQGEGS